The Desulfovibrio sp. Fe33 genome includes a window with the following:
- a CDS encoding outer membrane protein assembly factor BamE produces MSARRIVILVFMVVFGLQTFIGGCTNYNRQRGVENTWRKIDLSEIVPGKTSQMEIAKKLGPPSQIINLNHGTVFYYLAEQTRGGGAIFIIFNTLNEKTTYDRAVFFFDENGVLSEYSLSHEAIGDDQK; encoded by the coding sequence ATGTCGGCTCGACGAATCGTCATCTTAGTATTCATGGTGGTCTTTGGCCTTCAAACCTTCATTGGGGGCTGCACAAACTATAATCGGCAGCGTGGCGTGGAGAATACATGGCGGAAAATCGATCTGTCCGAGATCGTGCCGGGGAAAACTTCTCAGATGGAGATCGCCAAAAAACTGGGCCCACCTTCCCAAATCATCAACCTCAATCATGGGACCGTCTTTTATTACCTCGCCGAGCAAACCAGGGGAGGCGGAGCAATATTTATTATTTTCAATACGTTGAATGAAAAGACAACCTACGACCGCGCTGTCTTCTTCTTTGATGAGAACGGGGTGCTTAGCGAGTATTCTCTGAGTCACGAGGCAATCGGGGATGACCAGAAGTAA
- a CDS encoding sigma-54 interaction domain-containing protein: protein MTNEPVKRSRRIAPKNKYLISSYLCQVFDTMRDGLYITDRKGETLTVNEMYENLTGLKAEDIVGKYVKDLVESGVFDLALNSKVVQTKKSATAVQMTSKGRKVVLMAHPIFDYDEDVELVVTFVRDIALISQLKEQVVAQKQLIDKYKQEIKQHNESLFQPMSPIMVDLYEQLRRVAKTDASILLLGETGVGKGVLAHEVHEQSSRKGQPFFKVDCTSIPENLIESELFGYAPGAFSGADSRGKPGMFEVADKGTLFLDEIGELPLSMQSKLLRVLQNSEIQRVGATKARTIDVRIIAATNRDLEEEVRQGRFRSDLFYRLHVAVMRTPPLRERGEDIHAMLHFFRKQFNAKYKRNLKLSAKAEEAMLNYRWDGNIREMENLMHSLAVTTHDERVELRHLPVRMLNGSTLHGEPGRIGFDFEHAEGKDLKTIMAEIEAKYLQHAIERYGSTTRAAEKLNVNRTTIFRKLKKAGIDSEDMPG, encoded by the coding sequence ATGACCAACGAACCTGTGAAGCGGTCTAGACGCATCGCTCCCAAGAATAAATATCTGATTTCGAGCTACCTTTGCCAGGTGTTCGATACCATGCGCGACGGGTTGTACATCACGGACAGGAAAGGCGAGACCCTGACCGTCAACGAGATGTACGAGAACCTGACCGGGCTGAAGGCCGAGGATATCGTCGGCAAGTATGTGAAGGACCTGGTTGAGAGCGGGGTTTTTGACCTTGCCCTGAACTCCAAGGTGGTGCAGACGAAAAAGTCGGCCACTGCCGTGCAGATGACCAGCAAGGGGCGCAAGGTCGTGCTCATGGCCCATCCCATCTTCGATTACGACGAGGATGTGGAACTGGTCGTCACCTTTGTCCGCGATATCGCGCTCATTTCCCAGCTCAAGGAGCAGGTGGTCGCCCAGAAGCAGCTTATCGATAAGTACAAGCAGGAGATCAAGCAGCACAACGAAAGCCTGTTCCAGCCCATGAGTCCGATCATGGTGGACCTGTATGAGCAGCTCCGCCGGGTGGCCAAGACAGACGCCAGCATCCTTCTTCTCGGCGAAACCGGCGTCGGCAAAGGCGTCCTGGCGCATGAGGTGCATGAGCAAAGCTCCCGCAAGGGACAGCCTTTTTTCAAGGTCGATTGCACATCCATACCGGAAAATCTCATTGAATCCGAACTGTTCGGTTATGCTCCCGGTGCCTTTTCCGGGGCGGATTCTCGCGGTAAGCCCGGCATGTTCGAGGTGGCCGACAAGGGAACCCTGTTCCTCGACGAAATCGGTGAACTGCCGCTGTCCATGCAGAGCAAGCTGCTTCGAGTCCTACAGAACAGCGAAATACAGCGCGTCGGCGCCACCAAGGCGCGGACCATCGACGTGCGCATCATCGCCGCCACCAACAGGGATTTGGAGGAAGAGGTCCGGCAGGGCCGCTTCCGCAGCGATCTTTTCTATCGGCTGCATGTGGCGGTCATGCGGACACCGCCGTTGCGCGAGCGGGGCGAGGATATCCACGCCATGCTTCACTTTTTCCGGAAGCAGTTCAACGCCAAGTACAAGCGGAACCTGAAACTGTCCGCCAAGGCCGAAGAGGCCATGCTGAATTACCGCTGGGACGGCAACATCCGCGAAATGGAAAATCTCATGCATAGCCTCGCCGTGACCACTCACGACGAGCGGGTGGAACTGCGCCATCTTCCGGTCAGGATGCTCAACGGGTCCACGCTGCACGGCGAGCCGGGCCGGATCGGTTTCGATTTCGAGCACGCGGAGGGCAAGGACCTCAAGACGATCATGGCCGAGATCGAGGCCAAGTACCTCCAGCACGCCATCGAGCGGTACGGCTCCACCACCCGCGCCGCCGAAAAGCTCAATGTCAACAGGACCACCATTTTCCGCAAGCTCAAGAAGGCCGGAATCGATAGCGAGGATATGCCCGGCTAG
- a CDS encoding TRAP transporter large permease — translation MEHVMPTSHVTEEARKGGFLGWLDENIEKPFLFAGLLAIILIITFQTFYRYIITQFTDGAGSAVWTEELARFIFIWISYLAASIAIKNRENIRVDFVYDRLPVKWQPAFWIVNDLCYLVLGVVVLVMGIDLVRFQIRFPQIAPALQIPYYLPYMILPIGFGLMSLRLVQDIWKEIKKAGIKSGIAAAGITAVIFAPVLIGIDLASTTILFGYFAIFLVVGVPIGISLGLASLVTLIGSGTLPVDYIAQVSFTSIDSFPIMAIPFFIAAGVFMGSGGLSTRLLNLADEMLGSLPGGMALATIATCMFFAAISGSGPATVAAIGSLTIPAMIERGYDKFFACAIVAAAGAIGVMIPPSNPFVIYGVASQSSIGKLFIAGVIPGVLTGLVLMAFSYWYSKKKGWMGEAKERSPKSIAKAFWDAKLALMVPVIVLGGIYGGLMTPTEAAAVAAFYGLFVGLFVYKGLNMSNIVDAFMEVCSTSAIVIILMAMATVFGYVMTVEQVPAKIASFILGVTENKILILLLINVLLLVIGTFMEALAAIVILVPILLPIVTKVGVDPVHFGIIMVVNLAIGFATPPVGVNLFVASSVAKVKLEEVSRQIFPILGLMILVLLAVTYIPELSLMFIGD, via the coding sequence ATGGAACACGTAATGCCGACATCTCACGTCACCGAGGAAGCGCGCAAAGGCGGATTTCTCGGATGGCTCGACGAAAATATCGAGAAGCCCTTTCTGTTCGCCGGGCTTCTGGCCATCATTCTGATAATCACTTTCCAGACCTTCTACCGCTACATCATCACCCAGTTCACCGACGGCGCAGGTTCCGCCGTCTGGACCGAAGAGCTCGCCCGGTTCATATTCATCTGGATATCCTACCTGGCTGCATCCATCGCCATCAAGAACCGTGAGAACATCCGCGTGGACTTCGTCTACGACAGGCTGCCCGTCAAATGGCAGCCCGCGTTCTGGATCGTCAACGATCTCTGCTATCTGGTCCTGGGAGTCGTGGTCCTGGTCATGGGCATCGACCTCGTCCGGTTCCAGATCCGCTTCCCGCAGATCGCCCCGGCGCTCCAGATTCCGTACTATCTCCCCTATATGATCCTGCCCATCGGCTTCGGGCTCATGAGCCTCAGGCTGGTGCAGGACATCTGGAAGGAAATCAAGAAGGCGGGCATCAAGTCCGGCATCGCCGCCGCAGGCATCACCGCGGTCATCTTCGCCCCGGTCCTGATCGGCATTGACCTGGCCTCCACCACCATTCTCTTCGGCTATTTCGCCATATTCCTGGTGGTCGGCGTGCCCATCGGCATCAGCCTCGGCCTGGCCTCGCTCGTCACCCTGATCGGCTCCGGCACCCTGCCCGTGGACTACATCGCGCAGGTCTCCTTTACCTCCATCGACTCCTTCCCCATCATGGCGATCCCGTTCTTCATCGCGGCGGGCGTCTTCATGGGCTCGGGCGGGCTGTCCACCCGGCTGTTGAACCTGGCCGACGAAATGCTCGGCTCGTTGCCGGGCGGCATGGCGCTTGCCACCATCGCGACCTGCATGTTCTTCGCGGCCATCTCCGGTTCCGGCCCCGCCACCGTGGCGGCCATCGGCTCCCTGACCATCCCGGCCATGATCGAACGCGGCTACGACAAGTTCTTCGCCTGCGCCATCGTCGCCGCTGCCGGAGCCATCGGCGTCATGATCCCGCCCTCCAACCCGTTCGTCATCTACGGCGTCGCCTCCCAGAGCTCCATCGGCAAGCTCTTCATCGCAGGCGTCATCCCCGGCGTCCTGACGGGCCTGGTCCTGATGGCCTTCAGCTACTGGTATTCCAAAAAGAAAGGCTGGATGGGCGAAGCCAAGGAACGTTCCCCCAAGTCCATCGCCAAGGCCTTCTGGGATGCGAAACTCGCTCTGATGGTTCCGGTCATCGTCCTCGGCGGCATCTACGGCGGCCTGATGACCCCCACCGAAGCCGCGGCCGTGGCCGCCTTCTACGGTCTCTTCGTCGGCCTGTTCGTCTACAAGGGACTGAACATGAGCAACATCGTCGACGCCTTCATGGAGGTCTGCTCCACTTCGGCGATCGTCATCATCCTCATGGCCATGGCCACCGTGTTCGGCTACGTCATGACCGTCGAGCAGGTGCCCGCCAAGATCGCATCCTTCATCCTCGGCGTCACCGAGAACAAGATTCTCATCCTGTTGCTCATCAACGTCCTGCTGCTGGTCATCGGAACCTTCATGGAGGCCCTTGCCGCCATCGTCATCCTGGTCCCGATCCTGTTGCCCATCGTCACCAAGGTCGGCGTTGATCCCGTCCACTTCGGCATCATCATGGTCGTCAACCTGGCCATCGGCTTCGCGACCCCGCCCGTCGGCGTCAACCTGTTCGTGGCCTCCAGCGTGGCCAAGGTGAAGCTGGAAGAGGTCTCCAGACAGATCTTCCCGATCCTCGGCCTGATGATCCTGGTCCTGCTCGCAGTGACCTACATCCCGGAACTCTCGCTGATGTTCATCGGCGACTGA
- a CDS encoding DUF1254 domain-containing protein — protein MKNNARFFTAVQVLCATAILALLCLFPGPTNADNGSDAIDWEYQRAYQRGIEVMNWAIPAVSILNLRRACFDLGGDFNTVYWISQPPTAKQETLTANNQTPYASIFLTTKDGPVILEIPPATKEAAIFGSGVDVWQEPIVDMGPAGLDQGKGGRYLFLPPGFKGEIPEGMFPVKMHLYDIFIALRCIPLGKATFSDAAEYSKRINAYPLNAVPNPPKGEYIDMAGKHLPTLPTYDMSFFRTVAELMNHEPLLERDKVMGGMLASIGIEKDKPFTPDGTVKKALEQAAKDGFDYLEYMFETTGYSTQLYWKDRQWLGVREPSKEGFVFAEGDILLLDQRAAIFHWVTYVPRRLGKASAYLMTMRDDQGALLSAKGNYRLTVPADVPAKDFWSVIAYSKKTKSFIYNDEEQVGLSSYDKKSMHLNDDGSVDIYFGKTPPKGLEANWIPTAGEDFFLLFRFYGPEERYFDKSFKLPDVQKMR, from the coding sequence ATGAAAAACAACGCACGATTTTTCACGGCCGTTCAAGTTCTGTGCGCTACGGCTATCCTGGCCCTCCTTTGCCTTTTTCCTGGGCCGACCAACGCAGATAACGGTTCCGACGCCATCGACTGGGAATACCAGCGGGCATACCAGCGCGGCATCGAAGTAATGAACTGGGCTATACCCGCCGTGAGCATTCTCAATCTCCGCCGGGCCTGTTTCGACCTGGGAGGCGACTTCAATACCGTATACTGGATATCGCAACCGCCGACGGCAAAGCAGGAAACCCTGACCGCCAACAACCAGACGCCCTATGCCTCGATCTTTCTGACCACAAAGGATGGGCCGGTGATCTTGGAGATTCCGCCCGCAACCAAAGAGGCCGCCATATTCGGCAGCGGGGTGGATGTCTGGCAGGAGCCAATTGTGGACATGGGACCTGCGGGTCTGGACCAGGGCAAAGGCGGCCGGTATCTGTTCCTGCCTCCCGGGTTCAAGGGGGAAATCCCCGAAGGCATGTTCCCCGTCAAAATGCACCTCTATGACATATTCATCGCCCTGCGGTGCATTCCGCTGGGCAAGGCCACCTTTTCCGATGCCGCCGAATACTCCAAACGGATCAACGCTTACCCTTTAAACGCCGTCCCAAATCCCCCAAAGGGCGAGTACATCGACATGGCGGGCAAACACCTGCCCACCCTCCCCACCTATGACATGAGCTTTTTCCGAACAGTGGCCGAACTCATGAACCACGAGCCTCTGCTGGAAAGGGACAAGGTGATGGGCGGGATGCTCGCTTCCATAGGCATTGAAAAGGACAAGCCGTTCACCCCCGACGGGACAGTAAAAAAGGCGCTGGAACAAGCCGCGAAGGACGGCTTCGACTACCTGGAATATATGTTCGAAACCACCGGATACTCCACCCAACTTTACTGGAAGGACAGGCAGTGGCTCGGCGTACGAGAACCCTCGAAAGAAGGTTTCGTCTTTGCGGAAGGCGACATCCTGCTTCTGGACCAGCGGGCGGCCATTTTCCATTGGGTGACTTATGTTCCCCGCCGTCTGGGCAAGGCCAGCGCCTACCTGATGACCATGCGCGACGATCAGGGAGCGCTGTTGTCCGCAAAAGGCAACTACCGGCTGACGGTCCCGGCCGATGTCCCGGCCAAGGATTTCTGGTCCGTCATCGCCTACAGCAAAAAAACCAAATCCTTCATCTACAACGATGAGGAACAAGTCGGATTGTCCTCTTATGACAAGAAATCCATGCACTTGAATGACGACGGCAGCGTGGACATCTACTTCGGGAAAACCCCTCCCAAGGGGTTGGAGGCCAACTGGATTCCGACCGCAGGCGAAGATTTTTTCCTGTTATTTAGATTTTATGGCCCGGAAGAACGATACTTTGACAAAAGTTTCAAACTCCCGGACGTCCAGAAGATGAGGTAG
- a CDS encoding outer membrane protein, whose product MRIPVLSVLLCSFLIAPTLGLAGDAAPSALPVQWNGLYVGGALGFAYGQADPELGIDGNYFDVVDRAQLDSIGSKDMNEGSLAASVFAGVNHQVENWVLGVEGDFTYAPFDEKHDSGTTYYDSVPFQSFDIRTRVASDWMASLKLRLGYAFGRSLVYLSAGPAVSEFRCQFHFEDDNMGGNTASVDKKQLSLGWTAGAGYEYMLEEGWGIRARYQHYEFPRVLDAAPSFTNSGFNGVFNNKLDVRSDLVQIGIFKMF is encoded by the coding sequence ATGCGTATCCCTGTCTTGTCTGTTCTTCTTTGTTCTTTTCTCATTGCGCCAACTTTGGGCTTGGCGGGCGACGCAGCGCCTTCGGCGCTCCCTGTGCAATGGAACGGCCTCTACGTGGGGGGCGCTTTAGGTTTTGCTTATGGACAGGCCGACCCTGAGCTCGGCATCGATGGCAATTATTTTGATGTCGTAGACCGGGCCCAATTGGATTCCATTGGGTCGAAAGATATGAATGAAGGTTCGCTTGCCGCTTCGGTGTTCGCGGGCGTCAACCATCAGGTCGAGAATTGGGTCCTGGGGGTCGAAGGGGATTTCACATATGCTCCCTTTGACGAGAAGCATGATTCCGGAACAACCTACTACGATTCTGTGCCCTTCCAATCTTTCGACATCCGTACCCGAGTTGCGTCAGATTGGATGGCAAGCCTCAAGCTGCGCCTCGGTTATGCATTCGGCAGGTCTTTGGTGTATCTTTCCGCCGGACCGGCGGTGTCTGAATTTAGGTGCCAATTCCATTTTGAGGATGATAATATGGGCGGGAATACTGCTTCGGTTGACAAGAAACAACTCAGCCTGGGATGGACTGCGGGGGCCGGCTATGAATATATGCTGGAAGAGGGTTGGGGGATCAGGGCAAGATACCAACATTATGAATTCCCGCGTGTCCTGGATGCAGCACCATCATTTACAAACAGCGGCTTTAACGGAGTGTTCAACAATAAGTTAGACGTCAGGTCTGATCTGGTTCAGATAGGTATTTTCAAGATGTTTTAG
- a CDS encoding sulfite exporter TauE/SafE family protein has protein sequence MSEIAVFCAAWFAAGVVNNVAGFGAAMVAMPVITIYLPMETAVVSAMPIIVMLNMQMAWAYRRHIPWRAMPYVLAGGVAGVAAGLAVMRAMPDEWLRLGMGVFLVAYGLDSLFRRRVVGRGRAYDRWGAVAGFFSTMLGALFSFNGPPLAVYVSMGDWEQRTAKGLLGVCFILSGVTILGGQVAAGLESMETLRYSALGAPAVLAGGGLGILVSRFASQAVYRGIMLAVIMAAGLSVVYSCI, from the coding sequence ATGTCTGAAATAGCTGTTTTTTGCGCGGCCTGGTTTGCTGCGGGCGTGGTCAACAATGTCGCCGGATTCGGCGCGGCCATGGTGGCGATGCCCGTCATCACAATATATTTGCCCATGGAAACGGCGGTGGTCAGCGCCATGCCGATCATCGTCATGCTCAATATGCAGATGGCCTGGGCCTACCGGCGTCATATCCCCTGGCGCGCCATGCCCTACGTGCTGGCGGGGGGCGTCGCGGGGGTCGCGGCCGGACTCGCCGTCATGCGGGCCATGCCCGACGAATGGCTTCGGCTGGGCATGGGCGTGTTCCTCGTCGCCTATGGCCTGGATTCGCTGTTTCGCCGGCGTGTGGTCGGGCGGGGGCGGGCGTATGACCGGTGGGGAGCCGTGGCGGGCTTTTTTTCGACCATGCTGGGCGCGCTGTTCAGTTTCAACGGGCCTCCGCTCGCGGTGTATGTCTCAATGGGAGATTGGGAACAGAGGACGGCCAAGGGATTGCTGGGGGTCTGTTTCATTCTTTCAGGCGTGACCATACTGGGCGGGCAGGTCGCGGCGGGACTTGAGTCCATGGAGACCCTGCGCTATTCCGCTCTTGGAGCGCCCGCCGTACTGGCTGGCGGCGGCCTGGGAATTTTGGTGTCACGTTTCGCTTCCCAGGCGGTGTACCGCGGTATTATGCTGGCGGTGATAATGGCCGCCGGCCTTTCGGTGGTCTACTCCTGTATCTGA
- a CDS encoding TRAP transporter substrate-binding protein yields the protein MFNTNTIKRGIVFACLLLLVSGCQLGRHSDCDVIKIRLAHPMAPGNNVTLGYEKFAELVNKKSCGKIVVEVYGSSMLGSDRVAMESVQRGSLEMASSSSPNMANFSPYFMIFDLPYITDIKYQQKIYDALDNGSLGSFFDRLAEEINLKPIMFSEYGYRNFVTTGQPISSVETLKKLKVRVTASPVEIEVAKALGMSPTPIAWGETYTAMQQGTVDAEGNTFSLLTDSKHDEVIRYAVDSRHNYSMHILMVNKDYWKQLPAEAKKIIKEAADEALIYQRSITAALEKKAEQKFIDEGIKIHKLTPEELAEYKAKTRPVWDLFTSKIPAELFTMVQEIQQ from the coding sequence GTGTTTAACACTAACACAATCAAACGGGGAATCGTCTTCGCCTGTCTCCTGCTCCTCGTATCCGGGTGTCAGCTGGGCAGGCACAGCGACTGCGACGTCATCAAAATCCGTCTGGCCCACCCCATGGCCCCGGGGAACAACGTCACGCTCGGTTACGAGAAATTTGCGGAACTGGTGAACAAAAAGTCCTGCGGCAAGATTGTTGTCGAGGTTTACGGCAGCAGTATGCTGGGCAGCGACCGCGTGGCCATGGAATCCGTACAGCGCGGCTCGCTTGAGATGGCTTCCAGCTCCTCTCCGAACATGGCCAACTTCTCACCGTATTTCATGATCTTCGACTTGCCCTACATTACGGACATCAAATACCAGCAGAAGATATACGACGCCCTGGACAACGGCTCCCTGGGCTCGTTCTTCGACAGGCTCGCCGAAGAAATCAACCTCAAGCCGATCATGTTCAGCGAATATGGCTACCGTAATTTCGTGACCACCGGCCAGCCCATTTCCTCGGTCGAAACCTTGAAGAAGCTCAAGGTGCGCGTCACGGCATCTCCGGTCGAGATCGAAGTCGCCAAGGCGCTCGGCATGAGCCCGACCCCCATCGCCTGGGGCGAAACCTACACCGCCATGCAACAGGGCACCGTCGACGCCGAAGGCAACACATTCTCGCTCCTGACCGACTCGAAGCACGACGAGGTCATCCGCTATGCCGTCGATTCCCGTCACAACTATTCCATGCATATTCTTATGGTGAACAAGGACTACTGGAAACAGCTCCCCGCGGAAGCCAAAAAGATCATCAAGGAAGCCGCCGACGAAGCGCTCATCTACCAGCGCTCCATCACAGCCGCCCTTGAGAAGAAGGCTGAGCAGAAGTTCATCGACGAGGGTATCAAGATCCACAAGCTCACCCCTGAAGAGCTGGCCGAATACAAGGCCAAAACCCGCCCTGTCTGGGATCTGTTCACCTCGAAGATTCCCGCCGAACTTTTCACCATGGTCCAGGAAATCCAGCAGTAG
- a CDS encoding amidohydrolase family protein: protein MKVIDFRFRPNTPEVVNGIANSAMFKDLCEATNFDKQKPEPFDKIIEGLNKNNVVKAVITGRDCETTYASMANGNGSLLEFCTKAPDKYVGFWGIDPHKGMAAIRDLQQAVTENETICGAAIDPYLAKIYANDAKYYPVYAKCCELNIPIIMTTGTASFVPGAVIDHVAPRYIDFVARDFPELKIIMSHGGYPWVNESIIVAQRNKNVYLEFSEYELWPMASAYVEAANNLISDKIMFASAHPFIDYREQLEKYAALPFEDDVREKVMYGNAAKLLGL from the coding sequence ATGAAGGTTATCGATTTCAGGTTCAGGCCCAATACCCCCGAAGTAGTCAACGGCATAGCCAACAGCGCGATGTTCAAGGATCTGTGCGAAGCCACCAACTTCGACAAGCAGAAGCCCGAGCCGTTCGACAAGATCATCGAAGGACTGAACAAGAATAACGTCGTCAAGGCCGTCATCACGGGACGCGACTGCGAGACCACATACGCCTCCATGGCCAACGGCAACGGTTCCCTCCTGGAGTTCTGCACCAAGGCGCCGGACAAGTACGTGGGCTTCTGGGGCATTGACCCGCACAAGGGCATGGCCGCCATCCGCGACCTCCAGCAGGCCGTGACCGAGAACGAGACCATCTGCGGCGCGGCGATCGATCCGTACCTGGCCAAAATCTACGCCAACGACGCCAAATACTACCCCGTCTACGCCAAATGCTGTGAGCTGAATATCCCCATCATCATGACCACCGGCACCGCCAGCTTCGTTCCCGGCGCAGTGATCGACCACGTCGCCCCGCGCTACATCGACTTCGTCGCCCGCGATTTCCCGGAGCTGAAGATCATCATGAGCCACGGCGGCTACCCCTGGGTCAACGAATCCATCATCGTGGCTCAGCGCAACAAGAACGTGTATCTCGAATTTTCCGAGTACGAGCTGTGGCCCATGGCTTCCGCCTACGTCGAAGCGGCCAACAACCTCATCAGCGACAAGATCATGTTCGCCAGCGCCCACCCCTTCATCGACTACCGCGAACAGCTGGAAAAATACGCCGCCCTGCCCTTTGAGGACGACGTCCGCGAGAAAGTCATGTACGGCAACGCCGCGAAGCTCCTCGGCCTGTAA